One stretch of Chryseobacterium indologenes DNA includes these proteins:
- a CDS encoding superoxide dismutase → MSFELPKLGYAYDALEPTIDARTMEIHYTKHHQAYIDNLNKAIEGTELAGKTIEEICQTGTDKPAVRNNGGGHFNHSLFWEILTPGGSKEPVGNVKAAIENYGGFEKFKNDFSDAAKTRFGSGWAWLVKNADGSVSVSSTPNQDNPLMPVADVKGTPVLGLDVWEHAYYLNYQNRRPDYVSAFFEVVNWDKVEELFNK, encoded by the coding sequence ATGTCATTTGAATTACCAAAATTAGGATATGCATACGATGCATTAGAACCTACGATCGATGCAAGAACTATGGAAATCCATTATACGAAACACCACCAAGCGTATATTGACAACTTAAATAAAGCAATTGAAGGAACTGAATTAGCAGGAAAAACGATTGAAGAAATCTGCCAGACGGGAACTGATAAACCAGCAGTAAGAAACAATGGTGGAGGTCACTTCAACCACTCTTTATTCTGGGAAATTTTAACTCCTGGTGGAAGCAAAGAGCCAGTAGGAAATGTAAAAGCTGCTATCGAGAATTATGGTGGTTTTGAAAAATTCAAAAATGATTTTTCTGATGCTGCTAAAACAAGATTTGGTTCAGGATGGGCTTGGTTAGTAAAGAATGCTGATGGATCTGTATCGGTTTCTTCAACACCAAATCAGGATAACCCATTAATGCCTGTTGCAGATGTTAAAGGAACTCCGGTTCTAGGATTGGATGTTTGGGAGCACGCATATTACCTAAACTACCAAAACAGAAGACCTGATTATGTTTCTGCATTCTTTGAAGTAGTAAACTGGGATAAAGTAGAAGAATTATTCAACAAATAA
- a CDS encoding DUF6146 family protein, protein MRNFALIFLIALIPFGCFSQQTSPKKEKEQNEMKPSKNDDGEWDLTVIDTEFDYFLNAVAKPISQYSETFLKTKNTFLVSEWNSYYSTGKYRNIIESGIDYNPRENYGIKFEYKLYQVFAYVSWKYGLKMNGLSGSDTFQGRR, encoded by the coding sequence ATGAGAAATTTTGCCCTTATCTTCCTTATTGCTCTTATCCCTTTCGGGTGTTTTTCACAACAAACCAGCCCTAAAAAAGAGAAAGAACAGAATGAAATGAAACCGTCTAAAAATGATGACGGGGAATGGGATCTTACCGTTATTGACACTGAATTTGATTATTTTCTCAATGCTGTGGCAAAACCTATAAGCCAATATTCGGAAACTTTTCTGAAAACAAAAAATACATTTCTGGTAAGTGAATGGAACAGCTATTACAGCACTGGAAAATACAGAAATATTATAGAATCCGGAATAGATTATAATCCCAGAGAAAATTATGGGATTAAATTCGAATACAAACTGTATCAGGTATTTGCGTATGTAAGCTGGAAATACGGATTGAAAATGAATGGATTATCCGGAAGTGACACCTTCCAAGGCAGAAGATAA
- a CDS encoding endonuclease translates to MKKYLIIAALFCFGSAFSQQRQVKRAAVAFLNVENLWDTIPSADYIDGTLPRSNPKFHRSVPVDSLKYLETTEDYKGEWSDDLLIGKKVIRKQFLSEDFTANSPKRWGTKYYNQKLANEAKVISELGRQYTNDNPAIVGLIEVENRQVIEDLIKQPALAKSNYGIVHFNSYDSRGIDVAIIYQKGRFSVLDSYKKEIKIYDENGKREYTRDIVIAIGLLDGEKVGIFMNHWPSRRGGEAISLAKRNTAATVLKEEMDKVTAENPGIKLFSMGDYNDDPVSPSLKKHLAAVGDPSELSDKTPYYNLMYKLYKAGVASLAYRDAPNLFDQIIVSRNLYSPEKITPTYTIFKAEIYAPAYLVNKEGQWKGYPLRSWDGDRFTGGYSDHFPAVSVVQKEYIKK, encoded by the coding sequence ATGAAAAAATATTTAATCATCGCCGCCCTATTTTGCTTTGGTTCTGCTTTCTCACAACAGAGGCAGGTAAAGAGAGCAGCTGTCGCATTCCTGAACGTTGAAAACCTTTGGGACACTATCCCTTCCGCAGATTATATCGACGGAACATTACCGCGTTCTAATCCTAAATTTCACAGAAGTGTACCTGTAGATTCCCTTAAGTATCTTGAAACAACAGAAGATTATAAAGGAGAATGGAGTGATGATCTTTTAATCGGAAAAAAAGTAATCAGAAAACAATTTTTATCTGAAGATTTCACTGCCAACAGCCCAAAAAGATGGGGAACCAAGTACTATAACCAGAAGTTAGCCAATGAAGCGAAAGTAATTTCTGAACTTGGAAGGCAATATACGAATGATAATCCTGCCATTGTCGGATTAATCGAGGTAGAAAACAGGCAGGTGATTGAAGACCTTATCAAACAACCCGCTTTAGCAAAAAGTAACTATGGTATTGTGCATTTCAATTCTTATGATTCCAGAGGAATTGATGTAGCCATTATTTACCAGAAAGGGAGATTCTCTGTTTTGGATTCTTATAAAAAAGAAATTAAAATCTATGATGAGAATGGAAAAAGAGAATATACCAGAGATATTGTCATTGCGATCGGATTATTAGACGGAGAAAAAGTAGGGATTTTTATGAACCACTGGCCATCCAGAAGAGGAGGTGAAGCCATTTCCTTAGCAAAAAGAAATACTGCCGCGACTGTATTGAAAGAGGAAATGGATAAAGTAACCGCTGAAAACCCAGGAATTAAATTATTCTCAATGGGTGACTATAATGATGATCCGGTAAGTCCAAGTTTAAAAAAGCATTTGGCAGCTGTAGGTGACCCAAGTGAACTATCTGACAAAACACCTTACTATAACTTAATGTATAAATTATACAAGGCAGGGGTAGCTTCTCTGGCATACAGAGATGCTCCCAACCTATTTGATCAGATTATTGTGTCCAGAAACCTTTATTCTCCTGAAAAAATAACTCCTACGTATACTATTTTTAAAGCTGAAATTTATGCTCCGGCTTATTTGGTAAACAAAGAAGGACAATGGAAAGGATACCCTTTACGTTCCTGGGATGGAGACCGGTTCACTGGTGGATATAGTGACCACTTCCCAGCAGTTTCCGTAGTTCAGAAAGAATATATTAAAAAATAA
- a CDS encoding TonB-dependent receptor: protein MIKKLSLISLFTLMPASFYFAQTTVFAYVKDQDGKPLEKAEVDLAQSTDDTSVDKIGYFQFVDLKPGHYLITVTKPNFESKILEFDVTADEKRKDLGVITLNYNLGSDAGVIVIDDSATDTEDGGSSMQPTVGLLSSGRDAFQNVSAFELGAYWFRPRGVDNRFEDVLFNGVSMSKNDDGKVDFNNWGGLNDVTRYPYENVDNITPSEYTFGNLGGAVYYNTRASSYRKQTSLAYSFTNRSYLHRAIATYSSGLSKNGWAFTFSASRRWGDKAIIDGVYQDAYAYFASIEKKFSDRHSLNLTAFGSPTYRASNAPNTQEVYDLMGKNYNSYWGWQDGEKRNSRIRNVFEPVFMLTDYLKVGKNSNWINTFSYQFGSDARSRLDWFHAADPNPTYYRKLPSYGLLTADEFRQQSQIDWNYLYNTNRINRFEMDGVTPRGASYTLIDDVNKDKTFNWSSHFDTKLKDNWKLNINFNYQNLKSDNFRRINDLLGANYANNLNPFNNDVRYNLDDSNTQVRVGDRTQYSYQLTRNHYSLNVSTEIDFKKWNVVASIFTSQSESYRNGDYRSGIAQFTNNSKGKSAVYNALDAGIKGKITYKINGKNFIVYNGAFFSLAPTLNEIYINPRVSDFLTPGVKNQIINSNDISYIMRGQILKLRLSGYYTTISNSTRLARYYAAVSTDSGSYNTLINEAMSGADKRYLGAELGFDVKITPTINAVGVASVGEYKYTNTPQVYSVDDINGFRSYGAANIKDYKVAGTPQKAFSLGLKYNSPKYWWVGASANYLMDQYLDFSALNKTATLYTIPDSGGLIYDGATPEVIQQLTAQKKFDDQFMLNANAGKSFQFGKYRIGVSISVNNILNNRNYVTGGFEQGRAANFTDALAESQRATPYFGPKLWYDRGRTFFTNVYLRF, encoded by the coding sequence ATGATTAAAAAACTATCCCTAATCTCTTTGTTTACTTTAATGCCTGCCTCTTTTTATTTTGCGCAAACTACTGTGTTTGCTTATGTTAAAGATCAGGATGGTAAGCCTTTGGAGAAAGCAGAAGTAGATCTAGCCCAGTCCACTGATGATACATCTGTGGATAAAATTGGATACTTCCAGTTTGTGGATTTAAAACCTGGCCACTATCTTATTACAGTGACAAAACCAAATTTTGAGTCTAAAATCTTAGAGTTTGACGTAACTGCAGATGAGAAAAGAAAAGATTTAGGTGTGATTACACTTAATTACAATTTAGGATCAGATGCAGGAGTAATAGTTATTGACGACTCAGCAACTGACACTGAAGATGGAGGCTCATCTATGCAGCCTACAGTAGGACTTTTAAGCTCAGGAAGAGATGCTTTCCAAAATGTTTCCGCTTTTGAACTGGGTGCTTATTGGTTCAGACCTAGAGGAGTAGACAACAGATTTGAGGATGTACTTTTTAATGGGGTATCAATGTCCAAAAATGATGATGGGAAAGTAGATTTTAATAACTGGGGAGGTCTTAATGATGTAACAAGATATCCTTATGAAAATGTAGATAACATCACTCCTTCAGAATATACTTTTGGTAATTTAGGAGGTGCGGTTTATTATAATACTAGAGCATCCAGCTACAGAAAACAGACTTCATTAGCGTATTCATTTACTAACAGAAGTTACCTGCACAGAGCTATTGCTACGTATTCTTCAGGACTTTCTAAAAATGGTTGGGCATTCACCTTCTCTGCAAGTAGAAGATGGGGAGACAAAGCAATCATTGATGGTGTATATCAGGATGCTTATGCTTATTTTGCTTCTATCGAGAAGAAATTCAGTGATAGACACTCTCTTAACTTAACTGCTTTTGGATCTCCTACATACAGAGCTTCCAATGCTCCAAATACTCAGGAGGTTTATGACCTTATGGGGAAAAACTATAACTCATACTGGGGATGGCAAGATGGAGAAAAAAGAAACTCCAGAATCAGAAACGTGTTTGAACCTGTATTCATGTTAACAGATTACCTTAAAGTAGGTAAAAACTCTAACTGGATCAATACATTTTCTTATCAGTTTGGTAGCGATGCAAGAAGTAGACTAGACTGGTTTCATGCGGCTGATCCAAACCCAACTTATTACAGAAAATTACCAAGCTACGGTCTTTTGACAGCTGACGAATTCAGACAACAGTCTCAGATCGATTGGAATTATCTATATAACACCAACCGTATTAACAGATTTGAAATGGATGGGGTAACTCCAAGAGGAGCATCTTATACATTGATCGATGATGTTAATAAAGATAAAACCTTCAACTGGTCATCACACTTTGACACAAAACTGAAAGATAACTGGAAGTTGAATATTAACTTCAATTATCAGAATTTAAAGTCAGATAACTTCAGAAGAATTAATGATTTATTAGGGGCAAACTATGCAAATAACCTTAATCCCTTCAACAACGACGTAAGATATAACCTTGATGATAGTAATACACAGGTAAGAGTAGGAGATAGAACTCAATATTCTTACCAGTTGACAAGAAATCACTATTCATTAAACGTTTCTACTGAAATTGATTTCAAAAAATGGAATGTTGTAGCGTCAATCTTTACTTCACAGTCTGAATCTTACAGAAATGGAGATTATAGAAGTGGAATTGCACAGTTTACAAATAACTCCAAAGGGAAAAGTGCTGTATACAATGCTTTAGATGCTGGTATTAAAGGTAAAATTACCTATAAGATCAACGGTAAAAACTTTATCGTTTATAACGGAGCTTTCTTTAGCTTAGCGCCTACTCTTAATGAAATCTATATTAACCCTAGAGTTTCAGATTTCTTAACTCCTGGTGTTAAAAATCAAATTATCAACTCTAATGATATTAGTTATATCATGAGAGGGCAGATCTTGAAATTAAGACTATCAGGATATTATACTACGATCAGTAACTCTACTAGACTAGCAAGATACTATGCGGCTGTTTCTACAGACTCAGGATCATATAACACATTGATTAACGAGGCTATGAGCGGTGCAGATAAGAGATATCTTGGAGCAGAATTAGGTTTTGATGTGAAAATTACACCTACTATTAATGCAGTAGGGGTAGCAAGTGTTGGTGAATATAAATACACAAACACTCCACAAGTATACTCTGTAGATGACATTAATGGTTTCAGAAGCTACGGTGCTGCAAACATTAAAGATTACAAAGTAGCAGGTACACCTCAAAAAGCATTCTCTTTAGGATTGAAGTATAATTCACCTAAATACTGGTGGGTAGGAGCTTCTGCTAACTATCTGATGGATCAGTATCTGGATTTCTCAGCACTTAACAAAACAGCTACGTTATATACAATTCCGGATTCAGGAGGTCTTATTTATGATGGCGCTACACCGGAAGTTATTCAACAGCTTACAGCTCAGAAGAAATTTGATGACCAATTTATGCTGAATGCTAACGCTGGTAAATCTTTCCAATTTGGAAAATATAGAATTGGGGTAAGTATTTCTGTGAATAACATCTTAAATAACAGAAATTATGTGACAGGTGGATTCGAACAAGGTAGAGCAGCTAACTTTACAGATGCTCTTGCAGAATCCCAAAGAGCAACTCCTTATTTCGGACCAAAACTTTGGTATGACAGAGGAAGAACTTTCTTTACTAATGTTTATTTAAGATTCTAA
- a CDS encoding DUF5689 domain-containing protein — protein MKKYNSILKYIFITAASLWITVGCVHDDKYDEPNLDGYQCVADFQANVTLSQLKKKFTENNPTGAAYVFPADKPNDTSDDLYIQGYVSSTDETGNIYKTIYIQDALKNPTHGFTISVDMVSSYTRFPQGSKIYVKLNGLAVGTYGGVVQLGVKTGAESTLNGVSRIPEKLAPQVISRSCTTRGEIIPRVITIADLKNNEDLIGCLVQLDKVEFDGKSLCSNFAPSGQTVDKVIGQGWNDSSNSYVSTAVVRNSGYSSFANQYIPAGNGSFKGIFSKFQSGSNTTYQFYINKVKDLDMEGKSADGIDHHFPRLDKVQENPCRFSNANLTAKTVSDIKQLAGGLAPNGLVQITGDFYLKAQVTANDEAGNLFKYVYVEDASGGIKVNINKTDLFQDARFKVGKDLNIKLKGLYIRNVAGELQLGSNDGSSAIGYRIKEEDVYKYLYDSNEPARAVVASERTISQLTTADVGRWIKIKDLEFINGDLGKTYADGTAVSNRTLEDCSGKTITLRTSGRAVFAGKAASTIEVAGGKGDVYAILSVFNGAYQLWFTKLPDLQLTNPRCDGSIYTPLPVLYKDDFASGGFNNTEWTAVNKVGPNQFWNTSNQGNGTNYYAIMNGNAGGAGNNFANEDWLISKAVSLAGKSKALVTFTTDVRYVGNPLEVYATDNYTGDVATTNWTKLPAVLDTNSNAFGDWISSGNVDLSAFLGKNVRIAFKYTSTTAAAATWEVDDFKIKAQ, from the coding sequence ATGAAAAAATATAATTCAATTTTAAAATATATTTTTATCACGGCCGCTTCTCTATGGATTACCGTAGGATGTGTGCATGATGATAAATATGATGAGCCTAATCTTGATGGCTATCAGTGTGTTGCTGATTTTCAGGCTAATGTAACGCTAAGTCAACTGAAAAAGAAGTTTACTGAAAATAATCCTACTGGTGCTGCTTATGTATTTCCTGCAGATAAACCTAATGATACTAGTGATGATTTATACATCCAGGGATATGTTTCTTCTACAGATGAAACAGGGAATATTTATAAAACAATCTATATTCAGGATGCATTGAAAAACCCTACACACGGTTTTACGATCAGTGTAGATATGGTAAGTTCTTATACAAGATTCCCACAAGGATCTAAAATATATGTGAAACTGAACGGACTTGCAGTGGGTACTTACGGAGGAGTCGTTCAACTTGGGGTAAAAACAGGAGCTGAATCAACACTGAATGGAGTATCCAGAATTCCTGAGAAATTAGCGCCGCAAGTTATTTCAAGATCTTGTACAACAAGAGGGGAAATTATCCCAAGAGTAATCACTATTGCTGATCTTAAAAATAATGAAGACCTTATCGGTTGTTTAGTTCAGTTGGACAAAGTAGAATTTGACGGTAAATCTTTATGTTCTAATTTTGCTCCTAGTGGACAGACGGTAGATAAAGTAATCGGACAAGGATGGAATGACTCATCAAATTCTTATGTGAGTACCGCAGTAGTAAGAAACAGTGGATATTCTTCATTCGCAAATCAGTATATTCCTGCAGGAAACGGAAGCTTTAAAGGTATCTTTAGTAAATTCCAGTCAGGATCTAATACCACTTACCAATTCTATATTAACAAGGTGAAAGATCTTGATATGGAAGGTAAAAGTGCAGATGGTATTGATCACCACTTCCCACGTCTTGATAAAGTTCAGGAGAACCCTTGTAGATTCAGCAATGCAAATCTTACTGCTAAAACAGTATCAGATATTAAGCAACTTGCGGGTGGATTAGCTCCAAACGGATTAGTACAGATTACAGGTGACTTCTACCTGAAAGCTCAGGTTACTGCTAATGATGAAGCAGGAAACTTATTCAAATATGTATATGTAGAAGATGCATCAGGGGGTATTAAAGTAAATATCAACAAAACTGATTTATTCCAGGATGCAAGATTTAAGGTTGGAAAAGATCTAAACATTAAATTGAAAGGATTATATATCAGAAATGTAGCGGGAGAATTACAGTTAGGATCTAATGATGGAAGTTCTGCTATTGGATACAGAATTAAAGAAGAGGATGTATATAAATATTTATATGACTCTAATGAACCTGCAAGAGCGGTAGTAGCTTCTGAAAGAACAATTTCTCAGTTAACAACTGCTGATGTTGGTAGATGGATTAAAATTAAAGATCTTGAGTTCATTAATGGAGATTTAGGAAAAACATATGCAGACGGCACAGCTGTTTCTAACAGAACTTTAGAAGACTGTTCAGGAAAGACAATTACTTTAAGAACGAGCGGGCGTGCTGTATTTGCAGGAAAAGCAGCAAGTACTATTGAAGTAGCAGGAGGAAAAGGTGATGTATATGCTATTTTAAGTGTATTCAATGGTGCATATCAATTATGGTTCACAAAGCTTCCGGATCTTCAATTAACTAATCCTAGATGTGATGGAAGCATTTATACTCCGCTTCCTGTTCTGTATAAGGATGATTTCGCTTCAGGAGGATTTAATAATACAGAGTGGACAGCCGTTAATAAAGTAGGACCAAACCAATTCTGGAATACATCCAACCAAGGAAATGGAACAAATTATTATGCTATTATGAATGGGAACGCAGGTGGTGCAGGTAATAATTTTGCTAACGAAGACTGGTTGATTTCTAAAGCGGTGAGCTTAGCTGGAAAATCTAAGGCTCTCGTAACGTTTACTACAGATGTAAGATATGTAGGAAATCCTTTAGAAGTGTATGCTACTGATAACTACACTGGAGATGTAGCAACTACTAACTGGACTAAACTTCCGGCAGTACTTGATACGAATTCTAATGCATTTGGAGATTGGATCAGTTCTGGAAATGTAGACTTAAGTGCATTCTTGGGTAAAAATGTAAGAATAGCATTCAAATATACTTCTACAACAGCTGCTGCTGCAACATGGGAAGTAGATGATTTTAAAATAAAAGCACAATAA
- a CDS encoding DUF6702 family protein — protein MKKLLYISGILTFFVLMSFMYVDFFSSMTKVDYIDGSKTLKFTTKMNTSHISDAIKINPNTAGFEAEVKKYVNNNFDVFVNGAPKTITFTGSQISGETVWVYFETGGVSDISTLKIKNTILLSSFPKQINLVSIAYKGSQKMMNFQRGKEVNEVSF, from the coding sequence ATGAAAAAACTTTTATATATATCAGGAATTTTAACATTTTTTGTGTTAATGAGTTTTATGTATGTAGACTTTTTCTCTTCAATGACCAAAGTGGATTATATTGATGGAAGCAAGACATTGAAGTTTACCACAAAAATGAATACAAGCCATATCTCTGATGCTATTAAGATCAATCCTAACACAGCAGGATTTGAAGCTGAAGTGAAAAAATATGTGAACAATAATTTTGATGTATTTGTCAATGGTGCTCCCAAAACAATTACCTTCACCGGAAGTCAGATCAGCGGAGAAACTGTATGGGTATATTTTGAAACCGGAGGGGTTTCGGATATCAGTACCTTAAAAATAAAAAATACGATCCTTTTAAGCTCTTTTCCGAAGCAAATCAACCTGGTAAGTATCGCCTACAAAGGCAGCCAGAAAATGATGAACTTCCAACGAGGAAAAGAAGTGAATGAGGTTTCTTTTTAA
- a CDS encoding TIGR00730 family Rossman fold protein, whose amino-acid sequence MEMDGIRDESLVNPEFDSNETKLHNSFRQKTWDETITKDSWMVFKIMAEFVDGYEKLAKIGPCVSIFGSARLKPENKYYEMAVEIAEKITKLGFGIITGGGPGIMEAGNKGAFNAKGKSIGLNIDLPFEQHFNPYINKSYSMNFDYFFVRKVMFVKYSQGFVVMPGGFGTLDELTEALTLIQTNKIGKFPIVLVGTEFWGGLLEWFKATLLKEGMIAEDDLDLYRVVDTADEAVAHIKAFYDKYSVNVNF is encoded by the coding sequence ATGGAAATGGATGGAATTAGGGATGAAAGCCTGGTAAACCCTGAATTTGATAGTAACGAAACAAAACTACATAACAGTTTCAGACAAAAAACATGGGATGAAACGATTACCAAAGACAGCTGGATGGTCTTTAAGATCATGGCTGAATTTGTAGATGGCTATGAAAAACTGGCAAAAATAGGTCCATGTGTATCTATATTTGGTTCAGCACGTCTGAAGCCGGAAAATAAATACTATGAGATGGCTGTGGAAATTGCTGAGAAAATCACCAAATTAGGTTTTGGAATTATTACCGGCGGTGGCCCAGGAATTATGGAAGCCGGAAATAAAGGAGCTTTCAATGCGAAAGGAAAATCAATTGGACTTAATATTGACCTTCCTTTTGAGCAGCATTTTAATCCTTACATCAACAAATCTTACTCCATGAATTTCGATTACTTTTTTGTGAGAAAAGTAATGTTTGTAAAATATTCCCAAGGATTTGTAGTCATGCCCGGAGGTTTCGGAACATTGGATGAGCTAACAGAAGCTTTAACTTTGATTCAGACCAATAAAATTGGTAAGTTTCCAATTGTACTGGTAGGAACTGAATTCTGGGGCGGATTATTAGAATGGTTCAAAGCGACTTTACTAAAAGAAGGAATGATTGCTGAAGATGATCTTGATCTTTATCGTGTGGTAGATACTGCTGATGAGGCGGTAGCACATATTAAAGCGTTCTATGATAAATATTCTGTGAACGTAAACTTTTAA
- a CDS encoding nucleotidyltransferase family protein, whose amino-acid sequence MKALIFAAGKGTRLKPFTDHHPKALAKVNGIPLLERNINYLKGYGIKDFVINIHHFGDQIVDFLNKNDNFGCKIEISDETNELLETGGGLIFARRFLDHGEDFLILNADILTNLNINELVEYHKKIKDFATLAVSDRESSRKLLFNDDRVLRGWLNVQTGEQRLAEFNKGFKALAFSGVHCINPVIFEKIKRKGKFSVMEEYLDLMQTEHIHGFLHDSILIDVGRPESVIEAEKHFK is encoded by the coding sequence ATGAAGGCTCTTATTTTCGCTGCCGGAAAAGGCACCAGGCTTAAGCCGTTTACAGACCATCATCCGAAAGCTTTGGCAAAAGTGAATGGTATTCCCCTTTTGGAAAGGAATATCAATTATCTAAAAGGATACGGAATAAAAGATTTTGTGATTAATATTCATCATTTTGGAGATCAGATTGTTGATTTTTTAAATAAAAATGATAACTTCGGCTGTAAGATTGAAATCTCCGATGAGACCAACGAATTATTGGAAACCGGAGGCGGCTTGATTTTTGCCAGAAGATTTCTTGATCATGGGGAAGATTTTTTAATTTTAAATGCTGATATTTTAACCAACCTCAATATTAATGAATTGGTAGAGTATCACAAAAAAATAAAAGATTTTGCTACTTTAGCAGTATCGGACCGTGAAAGTTCGAGAAAACTCCTTTTCAATGATGATAGGGTACTGAGAGGTTGGCTGAATGTACAAACAGGAGAACAGAGACTTGCTGAATTCAATAAAGGATTTAAAGCTCTTGCCTTCAGTGGTGTTCACTGTATCAACCCTGTCATCTTTGAAAAAATAAAAAGAAAAGGCAAATTCTCTGTTATGGAAGAATATCTGGATCTGATGCAGACCGAGCATATACATGGCTTTCTGCATGACAGCATCCTTATTGATGTTGGAAGACCGGAATCTGTAATAGAAGCCGAAAAACATTTTAAATAA
- a CDS encoding RapZ C-terminal domain-containing protein, with translation MLHIDIHSFSYKKGGIPKDHSGNGGGFAFDCRGILNPGRIEEYKTQTGNDIGVQEYLETKTEMPKFLELIKALVSINIEDYLERGFENLQINFGCTGGQHRSVYSAIKIAEYIKEKYPNGTEVTIHHDEQPQLNNSPQ, from the coding sequence ATGCTACACATAGACATCCATAGTTTTTCGTATAAAAAAGGAGGAATTCCAAAAGATCATTCAGGAAATGGCGGCGGTTTTGCTTTTGACTGCAGAGGAATTTTAAATCCGGGAAGAATTGAAGAATATAAAACGCAAACCGGAAATGACATTGGCGTTCAGGAGTATCTTGAAACCAAAACTGAAATGCCTAAGTTCCTGGAACTCATAAAGGCGCTCGTATCTATTAATATTGAAGATTATCTGGAAAGAGGATTTGAAAATCTTCAGATCAATTTCGGATGTACCGGCGGGCAGCACAGATCTGTCTATTCTGCCATAAAAATCGCTGAATATATCAAAGAAAAATATCCTAACGGAACTGAAGTAACCATTCATCACGACGAACAACCCCAACTGAACAATAGTCCTCAGTAA
- a CDS encoding aminoglycoside phosphotransferase family protein has protein sequence MTSENANRFFETHLGKKSTEFITLAQSGSARVNFLAITDTEKYIITYNENIPENESFLYYSKVFTELHLNTPSILAISEDRKMYIQEFLGEQTLSEIITEEHVSFRVKSLVRQTLEKLFRLQLQTQEKIDFSRTFEYENYDELPVIHDLYYFKNFVADVLELEYNKSTLLKEFKKIATLVESLEPKGIMIRDFQARNIMVNEKDEVSFIDYQSAMKGPLMYDVISFLFQAKADFPETFKKDMLDFYIQLFEDQKIQYQLKDSVKPIQMMRFLQVLGAYGFRGLIQRKQHFIASLEKGIQNITQFSASWEDMKNYPELKKVIEQLISEETSKKIDTILK, from the coding sequence ATGACTTCCGAAAACGCAAATCGATTTTTTGAAACCCATCTCGGTAAAAAATCAACTGAATTCATCACATTAGCTCAAAGTGGTTCTGCGAGGGTCAATTTTCTGGCCATAACCGATACTGAAAAATACATCATCACCTACAATGAGAATATTCCAGAAAATGAAAGTTTTCTTTATTATTCCAAGGTTTTTACTGAACTTCATCTTAATACACCTAGTATTCTTGCGATCTCAGAAGACAGGAAAATGTATATTCAGGAGTTTTTAGGAGAGCAAACCCTGTCAGAGATCATTACAGAAGAACATGTTTCATTTCGCGTAAAATCTTTGGTACGGCAAACGTTGGAAAAGCTTTTCAGACTACAATTGCAAACACAGGAAAAAATTGACTTTTCCCGAACCTTTGAGTATGAAAACTACGATGAACTGCCGGTGATTCATGACTTGTATTATTTTAAAAATTTTGTAGCAGATGTTCTGGAGCTGGAATATAATAAGTCTACTTTACTGAAGGAATTCAAAAAAATTGCCACACTGGTGGAAAGCCTTGAACCTAAAGGCATCATGATCCGGGATTTTCAGGCAAGAAACATTATGGTAAATGAAAAAGATGAAGTTTCTTTCATTGATTATCAGTCGGCAATGAAAGGTCCTTTAATGTATGATGTCATTTCATTCCTGTTCCAAGCTAAGGCAGATTTCCCTGAAACCTTTAAAAAGGACATGCTGGACTTTTATATTCAACTGTTTGAAGATCAGAAAATTCAATATCAACTAAAAGATTCGGTTAAACCTATTCAGATGATGAGATTCTTACAAGTCTTGGGAGCCTATGGTTTCAGAGGGCTGATTCAAAGAAAGCAGCATTTTATAGCAAGTCTTGAAAAAGGGATTCAAAACATTACCCAATTTTCGGCTTCCTGGGAAGACATGAAAAATTATCCGGAGCTTAAAAAAGTCATCGAACAACTGATATCAGAAGAGACCAGCAAGAAAATTGATACTATTTTAAAATAA